The following are from one region of the Pseudomonas putida genome:
- a CDS encoding glutamate-5-semialdehyde dehydrogenase gives MTESVLDYMTRLGRAAREASRVIGRASTAQKNRALQAAADALDGARAELTAANELDLAAGRANGLEPALLDRLALTPARIDGMITGLRQVASLPDPVGAIRDMSYRPSGIQVGKMRTPLGVIGIIYESRPNVTIDAASLCLKSGNATILRGGSEAIHSNRAIATCIQRGLAAAGLPAAVVQVVETTDREAVGALISMPEFVDVIVPRGGRGLIERISRDARVPVIKHLDGICHVYVSRHADLDKAWRVAFNAKTYRYGICGAMETLLVDQQVAERFLPEMARRFLEKGVELRGCERTRAIIDAKPATEADWHTEYLDAILAIRVVEGLDQAIEHINHYGSHHTDSIISEHQGEARQFMAEVDSASVMLNTPTCFADGFEYGLGAEIGISTDKLHARGPVGLEGLTCEKYVVIGDGQLRGQESC, from the coding sequence ATGACTGAGTCCGTTCTTGACTATATGACCCGCCTGGGTCGCGCTGCCCGTGAAGCTTCCCGGGTGATCGGCCGTGCCAGCACCGCGCAGAAGAACCGCGCCCTGCAGGCTGCCGCCGACGCACTGGACGGCGCGCGTGCCGAGCTGACCGCTGCCAACGAGCTGGACTTGGCCGCCGGCCGTGCCAACGGCCTGGAGCCGGCGCTGCTTGACCGTCTGGCGCTGACTCCGGCGCGTATCGACGGCATGATCACCGGCCTGCGCCAGGTGGCCAGCCTGCCGGACCCTGTCGGTGCCATCCGCGACATGAGCTACCGCCCATCGGGCATTCAGGTCGGCAAGATGCGCACGCCGCTGGGGGTGATCGGGATCATCTACGAATCACGCCCGAACGTGACCATCGATGCCGCCAGCCTGTGCCTGAAGTCGGGTAACGCGACCATCCTGCGTGGCGGCTCCGAAGCCATCCACTCCAACCGCGCCATCGCCACCTGCATCCAGCGTGGGCTGGCCGCCGCCGGCCTGCCGGCAGCCGTGGTGCAGGTGGTCGAGACCACCGACCGCGAAGCCGTGGGCGCGCTGATCAGCATGCCGGAGTTCGTCGACGTCATCGTGCCGCGTGGTGGCCGTGGCCTGATCGAACGCATCAGTCGCGATGCCCGCGTGCCGGTGATCAAGCACCTGGACGGTATCTGCCACGTCTACGTCAGCCGGCATGCCGACCTGGACAAGGCCTGGCGCGTGGCGTTCAACGCCAAGACGTACCGCTACGGCATCTGTGGCGCCATGGAAACCCTGCTGGTCGACCAGCAGGTGGCCGAGCGCTTCCTGCCGGAAATGGCCCGCCGCTTCCTGGAGAAGGGCGTCGAGCTGCGTGGCTGCGAGCGCACCCGCGCGATCATCGACGCCAAGCCGGCCACCGAGGCCGACTGGCACACCGAGTACCTGGACGCGATCCTGGCGATCCGCGTGGTTGAAGGCCTGGACCAGGCCATCGAGCACATCAACCACTACGGCTCGCATCACACCGATTCGATTATCAGCGAACACCAGGGTGAAGCCCGCCAGTTCATGGCCGAAGTCGACTCGGCGTCGGTCATGCTCAATACCCCGACTTGCTTCGCCGACGGCTTCGAGTACGGCCTGGGCGCGGAAATCGGCATTTCCACCGACAAGCTGCATGCCCGTGGCCCGGTCGGCCTGGAAGGCCTGACCTGCGAGAAGTACGTCGTGATCGGCGACGGCCAGCTGCGCGGCCAGGAGTCCTGCTGA